A window of the Microplitis mediator isolate UGA2020A chromosome 5, iyMicMedi2.1, whole genome shotgun sequence genome harbors these coding sequences:
- the LOC130669114 gene encoding HIV Tat-specific factor 1 homolog: MSDSNSSIDGESSKSPKFNESNSESQELISSDNDNHKSNDKTPDLPCYQTKKVSKIEINDDNSKNDDDIEEFDTDEDEPIEKDDKANKQSDSSVDNSSNYSKHLTYEGDLCIYTEPKTGRQLIWDAKKNSWIPRGEVTENKDDNPMKDYEFDGNNYIYTDKVTNVTYKFNESKNEWVVKDDKEVKADDSSAGPDANNPSGSNNDSVVYGFENDTHTYTDTTDGTVYFWDREKNAWFPKVDDDFIAMYQLNYGFTDQSTTPNSAPQPEVKKTDPKAEKERNKVEAKKKATEPPTWFEIDPVHNTAVYISGLPLDITMEQLVELVGKYGLIARDDKNKDKIKLYRDSEGNPKGDALCTYIKVESVDLALKFLDGTRLGNKTVSVQRAKFQMKGSYDPSLKPKRRKKDKDRQKKIQEKLFDWRPERLPGEPQKCERIVILKNLFTLSDFEQDVTLSLEYKQDIQSECAKCGDVRKVTIYDTNPEGVAKIIFSEPNEAEACIKLLNGRWFGKRKITAELWDGKTKYHVAETEAEAEARINKWDKFLEDEYEKQNQSKTNLAEINSDQPSS, translated from the exons atgtcagATTCAAATAGTTCAATTGACGGTGAGTCGTCAAAGTCTCCAAAGTTCAATGAAAGTAATTCAGAATCTCAAGAATTAATTTCTTCAGACAACGATAATCATAAATCGAATGATAAAACACCAGATTTACCCTGTTATCAAACTAAAAAAGTAtcaaaaatagaaataaatgatGATAACAGTAAGAACGACGATGACATTGAAGAGTTTGATACAGATGAAGACGAGCCAATTGAAAAAGACGATAAAGCAAATAAACAATCAGATTCATCAGTAGATAATTCATCAAATTATTCAAAGCATTTGACGTATGAAGGAGATTTATGCATTTACACAGAACCAAAAACTGGAAGACAGTTAATTTGGGACGCTAAGAAAAATAGTTGGATTCCCAGAGGTGAAGTAACCGAAAATAAAGACGACAATCCAATGAAAGATTATGAATTTGATGGtaacaattatatatacactGATAAAGTAACAAATgtaacatataaatttaacgaAAGTAAAAATGAGTGGGTTGTAAAAGATGATAAAGAAGTAAAAGCTGATGACAGTTCTGCTGGACCCGATGCTAATAATCCCAGTGGTAGCAATAACGACAGTGTCGTTTATGGTTTTGAAAATGATACCCATACTTACACTGATACCACTGATGGCACCGTTTATTTCTgggatagagaaaaaaatgccTGGTTTCCTAAG GTGGATGATGATTTCATAGCAATGTATCAATTGAATTATGGTTTTACGGATCAAAGTACTACTCCAAATTCAGCGCCTCAAccagaagtaaaaaaaactgatccTAAAGCAGAAAAGGAACGAAACAAAGTTGAAGCAAAAAAGAAAGCAACGGAGCCACCGACGTGGTTCGAAATTGATCCAGTTCACAATACAGCTGTTTACATTTCCGGGTTGCCGTTAGATATTACGATGGAGCAACTTGTCGAGCTAGTGGGAAAATACGGTCTCATTGCGCGGGATGACAAAAAtaaagacaaaataaaattgtaccGAGATTCGGAAGGTAATCCCAAGGGTGATGCTCTCTGTACATACATAAAG gTGGAGTCTGTAGACCTTGCACTAAAATTTCTCGACGGTACTCGACTCGGTAATAAAACAGTATCAGTCCAGCGGgctaaatttcaaatgaaagGTTCATACGACCCATCGCTAAAACCAAAACGTAGAAAAAAGGACAAGGATCGTCAAAAGAAAATCCAAGAGaa GCTATTTGATTGGAGACCGGAACGTTTACCAGGCGAGCCACAAAAATGCGAAAGAAttgtgatattaaaaaatttatttacactgaGTGATTTTGAACAAGATGTAACACTTAGTCTTGAATATAAACAGGACATACAATCTGAATGTGCCAAGTGCGGTGACGTAAGAAAGGTCACAATCTATGAT aCAAATCCTGAAGGAGTTGCCAAGATAATATTCAGTGAACCAAATGAAGCTGAAGcttgtattaaattattgaatggACGTTGGTTTGGTAAAAGGAAAATCACTGCTGAGTTATGGGACGGAAAAACAAAATACCA tgTTGCGGAAACAGAAGCAGAAGCTGAAGCACGGATAAATAAATGGGACAAATTCTTGGAGGATGAGTATGAAAAGCAAAATCAATCTAAAACTAATCTTGCAGAAATCAACTCCGATCAACCATCGAGCTAA
- the LOC130669116 gene encoding uncharacterized protein DDB_G0287625-like, translating to MWKCWILLLCSTGLSWSNYVAGPQSVSVNLSENNHVDNEDKKEIRVIRRFACPVGFFRLKRNCYYLSAGMAPWREAHFHCKDRNSTLAILDRKAKNRRLRKYLMGDQFTKLERWIGGIYNWQQMSWEWGVSGEKIKFQNFDNSSHSNSNEEYAWHCVVLDPLVKYKWSPRSCVKKKHYICQVPAGRIGRRKKKIADPNGELQNQRDKPKKRGKKYNREKDNSEERRRNKNQRESKRNWAVENNNNNDFKNNNNRNNNQDNQEWAHGVNIGSRPPTSRSGQPKPINKTRHQSNKIRQHDGTPKITQIIPQGYEHGAFLRDGPFDMNPQSLSDDKTLSQYHNKINDLSLEEVLLKT from the exons atgtGGAAGTGttggattttattattatgctCAACAG gcTTGTCATGGAGTAACTATGTAGCGGGGCCACAGAGTGTAAGTGtaaatttatctgaaaacAATCACGTGGataatgaagataaaaaagaaattcgtGTGATACGACGTTTTGCTTGTCCCGTTGGATTCTTCCGGTTAAAGAGGAATTGTTACTATTTAAGTGCTGGTATGGCGCCTTGGAGAGAAGCGCATTTTCATTGTAAGGATAGAAATTCCACACTGGCTATTCTTGATAGAAAAGCGAAAAATCGCAGACTGAGAAAGTATTTAATGGGCGATCAATTTA caaaGCTCGAAAGATGGATTGGCGGTATTTATAATTGGCAGCAAATGTCATGGGAATGGGGCGTATcgggtgaaaaaataaaatttcaaaattttgataattcaaGTCACAGCAACTCAAATGAAGAATACGCTTGGCACTGTGTGGTATTAGATCCATTGGTTAAATATAAATGGAGCCCTAGAagttgtgttaaaaaaaaacattacatATGTCAAGTACCCGCTGGACGAATAG gacgtagaaaaaagaaaattgcagACCCTAATGGTGAGCTACAGAACCAAAGAGATAAACCGAAAAAgagaggaaaaaaatataacagagAAAAGGATAATAGTGAAGAACGTCGACGTAATAAAAACCAAAGAGAGTCGAAACGTAATTGGGcagtagaaaataataataataatgattttaaaaataataataacagaaaCAACAATCAAGATAATCAAGAGTGGGCACACGGAGTTAATATTGGCTCAAGACCTCctac atcgAGATCAGGACAACCGAAACCAATCAACAAAACTCGTCATCAATCAAACAAAATTCGCCAACATGATGGTACACCCAAGATAACTCAAATTATACCACAAGGTTACGAGCATGGTGCATTCCTGAGAGATGGACCATTTGATATGAACCCTCAATCTTTGTCAGACGACAAAACTCTATCGCAGtatcacaataaaataaatgatctaTCACTAGAAGAAGTCTTGTTAAAAACATGA
- the LOC130669117 gene encoding solute carrier family 25 member 16-like, translating into MELIDKQNNYVFVFKSLFAGGVAGMCSKTAVAPLDRIKILLQAHSNHYKHFGVFSGLKEIIQKEKFLALYKGNFAQMIRIFPYAATQYTSFEIYKKYLGTVFGKNSHIDKFIAGSCAGVTSVTLTYPLDTIRARLAFQVTGEHIYTGIVHTAMSIFKDEGGLTALYRGFWPTILGMIPYAGFSFYSFEYLKFFCMKYLPHYLCNDCPRNTGGLVLTLPAKLLCGGIAGAVAQSFSYPLDVTRRRMQLAMMDPATHKYGSGMVSTIKLIYFENGVTKGLYRGMSINYLRAIPMVSVSFTTYELMKQLLDLDTGMKI; encoded by the exons ATGGAGTTAATCGACAAACAAAACAAttatgtttttgtttttaaaagtttatttgcTGGTG GTGTCGCTGGAATGTGTTCGAAAACTGCTGTCGCTCCTTTAGACagaattaaaatacttttacaAGCTCACAGTAATCATTATAAACATTTTg GGGTTTTTTCCGGTCTGAAAGAAATAATTCAGAAAGAAAAATTCCTGGCACTCTACAAAGGAAATTTTGCTCAAATGATTAGAATATTTCCTTATGCAGCCACACAGTATACGtcatttgaaatatataaaaag TATTTAGGAACGGTGTTTGgtaaaaattctcatatagACAAATTTATCGCTGGATCATGTGCTGGAGTGACGTCAGTAACTCTGACATATCCTCTGGATACTATCAGAGCTAGACTTGCATTTCAAGTGACCGGTGAGcatatttacaccggtattgTCCATACCGCGATGTCTATTTTCAAAGAT gaaGGAGGATTAACGGCATTATATCGTGGATTTTGGCCAACTATACTGGGCATGATACCATATGCTGGTTTTTCATTCTACTCATTTGAATATCTCAAATTTTTCTGTATGAAGTACCTGCCTCACTATTTATGCAACGACTGTCCAAGAAATAccg GTGGCCTTGTTTTAACATTACCGGCAAAATTACTCTGTGGGGGAATTGCTGGTGCTGTTGCACAAAGCTTCTCTTATCCACTCGATGTCACCAGGAGACGTATGCAATTAGCCATGATGGATCCAGCTACGCACAAATACGg atcgGGAATGGTGTCGacgattaaattaatttactttgaaAACGGAGTAACAAAAGGACTTTACAGGGGGATGAGTATAAATTATCTTCGTGCTATACCAATGGTGTCTGTTAGCTTCACGACTTATGAACTGATGAAACAACTGCTGGATTTAGACACCGGAATGAAAATTTAG
- the LOC130669118 gene encoding serine/threonine-protein phosphatase 2A catalytic subunit beta isoform, producing the protein MEDKASLKELDQWIEQLNDCKQLTESQVKTLCDKAKEILAKESNVQEVKCPVTVCGDVHGQFHDLMELFRIGGKSPDTNYLFMGDYVDRGYYSVETVTLLVALKVRYRERITILRGNHESRQITQVYGFYDECLRKYGNANVWKFFTDLFDYLPLTALVDGQIFCLHGGLSPSIDTLDHIRALDRLQEVPHEGPMCDLLWSDPDDRGGWGISPRGAGYTFGQDISETFNHSNGLTLVSRAHQLVMEGYNWCHDRNVVTIFSAPNYCYRCGNQAAIMELDDALKYSFLQFDPAPRRGEPHVTRRTPDYFL; encoded by the exons ATGGAGGATAAAGCGTCTCTAAAAGAGCTTGATCAGTGGATAGAGCAGCTAAATGACTGCAAACAATTGACAGAAAGCCAAGTGAAAACTCTCTGCGACAAG gCTAAAGAAATTTTGGCAAAGGAGTCAAATGTCCAGGAAGTTAAATGCCCGGTGACAGTATGTGGGGACGTTCATGGACAATTTCATGATCTTATGGAATTGTTTAGAATAGGTGGAAAATCACCGGATACAAATTATCTGTTTATGGGCGATTATGTTGACAGAGGTTACTATTCTGTGGAAACTGTTACTCTTCTAGTGGCACTTaag GTGAGATACAGAGAGAGAATAACTATTTTAAGAGGGAATCACGAGTCAAGACAAATCACACAAGTGTACGGTTTTTACGATGAGTGTCTACGTAAATACGGTAACGCAAAcgtttggaaattttttaccgATTTATTCGATTACCTACCCTTGACTGCGCTGGTAGACGGTCAAATATTTTGTTTGCACGGTGGTCTATCACCTTCCATTGATACCTTGGATCACATTCGTGCTTTGGACCGTCTCCAAGAAGTACCACACGAG GGACCAATGTGCGATCTATTATGGTCAGACCCTGATGACAGAGGAGGATGGGGTATCTCGCCTCGTGGTGCCGGTTACACCTTTGGCCAGGACATCTCTGAAACATTTAATCACTCTAATGGCCTGACTCTGGTATCACGAGCTCATCAGCTTGTCATGGAAGGCTACAattg gtGTCATGATCGTAATGTTGTAACAATATTTTCTGCACCAAATTATTGTTATCGTTGTGGTAATCAAGCTGCAATTATGGAATTGGATGACGCATTGAAATATTCATT cCTACAGTTTGATCCGGCACCACGACGTGGAGAACCACATGTCACTAGGCGGACACCGGATTACTTCCTCTAA
- the LOC130668351 gene encoding protein phosphatase 1 regulatory subunit 7-like isoform X2 gives MENKADDPVSADKAEEVEAEGDDSSSEVCDNGNSADPDFFNSANFDSDDQVECDNGDSTIGAERICILDPESEELDFNHSRLSKLENLEPLTKIKKLCFDWNLISKIENLDTLVTLVELELRDNQITVIENLDSLVNLQVLDVSFNRIKKIENLDRLTNLNKLFLSSNKITKIENISHLKNLTMLELGDNKIRSIENLDELTNLKNLFLGKNKISKIENLSHLVNLQLLSLQSNRITKIENLETLSQLDQLYLSENGLTCIEGLESCKLLTTLDIANNQIKKIENIKHLELLEEFWINNNQIEDWTAIDTLAENKKLQTVYLEHNPIASDPNYRRKIKLLLPWLVQLDATLCR, from the exons ATGGAGAATAAAGCTGACGATCCCGTCTCTGCag ACAAAGCTGAAGAAGTTGAAGCCGAGGGCGACGACAGCAGTTCCGAAGTATGTGACAATGGTAACTCTGCTGACccggatttttttaatagtgcTAACTTCGACAGTGATGATCAAGTAGAGTGTGACAACGGCGATTCTACTATCGGAGCTGAGCGAATTTGTATCCTGGATCCTGAGTCAGag GAGCTTGATTTCAATCATTCGAGACTGAGTAAGCTGGAGAATCTCGAGCcgctgacaaaaataaaaaaattatgttttgatTGGAACCTGATCTCCAAGATTGAAAATCTCGATACACTTGTCACTTTAGTTGAGTTGGAATTACGTGATAACCAGATAACAGTAATTGAAAATCTCGATTCTCTGGTGAATCTTCA aGTTCTAGATGTTTCATTCaatcgaattaaaaaaatagagaatCTCGACCGActgacaaatttaaataaattatttctatcttccaataaaataacgaaaattgaaaatatttcgcACTTGAAAAATCTGACGATGCTGGAGTTGGGTGACAACAAAATACGCAGCATTGAAAACCTGGACGAGCTGacaaacttgaaaaatttatttttgggaaaaaacaaaatatcgaaaataGAAAACTTGAGCCACTTGGTCAACCTCCAGCTGCTGAGCTTGCAGAGCAACCGCATTACGAAGATCGAAAACTTGGAAACTCTGAGCCAACTTGACCAGTTGTACTTGTCGGAGAACGGGCTGACTTGCATCGAGGGACTGGAGTCCTGCAAGTTGCTGACTACACTCGACATTGCCAATAATCAAATCAAGAAGATCGAAAACATAAAACATTTGGAGTTATTGGAAGAGTTCTgg ataaataataatcaaatcgaAGATTGGACCGCAATCGACACTCTGGCTGAGAATAAAAAGCTACAGACAGTTTATCTGGAACATAATCCGATTGCAAGTGATCCGAATTacagaagaaaaataaaattactcttgCCCTGGTTGGTCCAATTAGATGCCACACTTTGCAGGTAA
- the LOC130668351 gene encoding protein phosphatase 1 regulatory subunit 7-like isoform X1, which yields MENKADDPVSAADKAEEVEAEGDDSSSEVCDNGNSADPDFFNSANFDSDDQVECDNGDSTIGAERICILDPESEELDFNHSRLSKLENLEPLTKIKKLCFDWNLISKIENLDTLVTLVELELRDNQITVIENLDSLVNLQVLDVSFNRIKKIENLDRLTNLNKLFLSSNKITKIENISHLKNLTMLELGDNKIRSIENLDELTNLKNLFLGKNKISKIENLSHLVNLQLLSLQSNRITKIENLETLSQLDQLYLSENGLTCIEGLESCKLLTTLDIANNQIKKIENIKHLELLEEFWINNNQIEDWTAIDTLAENKKLQTVYLEHNPIASDPNYRRKIKLLLPWLVQLDATLCR from the exons ATGGAGAATAAAGCTGACGATCCCGTCTCTGCag cAGACAAAGCTGAAGAAGTTGAAGCCGAGGGCGACGACAGCAGTTCCGAAGTATGTGACAATGGTAACTCTGCTGACccggatttttttaatagtgcTAACTTCGACAGTGATGATCAAGTAGAGTGTGACAACGGCGATTCTACTATCGGAGCTGAGCGAATTTGTATCCTGGATCCTGAGTCAGag GAGCTTGATTTCAATCATTCGAGACTGAGTAAGCTGGAGAATCTCGAGCcgctgacaaaaataaaaaaattatgttttgatTGGAACCTGATCTCCAAGATTGAAAATCTCGATACACTTGTCACTTTAGTTGAGTTGGAATTACGTGATAACCAGATAACAGTAATTGAAAATCTCGATTCTCTGGTGAATCTTCA aGTTCTAGATGTTTCATTCaatcgaattaaaaaaatagagaatCTCGACCGActgacaaatttaaataaattatttctatcttccaataaaataacgaaaattgaaaatatttcgcACTTGAAAAATCTGACGATGCTGGAGTTGGGTGACAACAAAATACGCAGCATTGAAAACCTGGACGAGCTGacaaacttgaaaaatttatttttgggaaaaaacaaaatatcgaaaataGAAAACTTGAGCCACTTGGTCAACCTCCAGCTGCTGAGCTTGCAGAGCAACCGCATTACGAAGATCGAAAACTTGGAAACTCTGAGCCAACTTGACCAGTTGTACTTGTCGGAGAACGGGCTGACTTGCATCGAGGGACTGGAGTCCTGCAAGTTGCTGACTACACTCGACATTGCCAATAATCAAATCAAGAAGATCGAAAACATAAAACATTTGGAGTTATTGGAAGAGTTCTgg ataaataataatcaaatcgaAGATTGGACCGCAATCGACACTCTGGCTGAGAATAAAAAGCTACAGACAGTTTATCTGGAACATAATCCGATTGCAAGTGATCCGAATTacagaagaaaaataaaattactcttgCCCTGGTTGGTCCAATTAGATGCCACACTTTGCAGGTAA